The following are from one region of the Amedibacterium intestinale genome:
- a CDS encoding response regulator transcription factor codes for MSNILVIDDEEMILQLIKNGLQKDGHTVSVYSSAMQVSLDTLSHYDLIILDVMMPDIDGFSYCKKIRDLIDCPLLFLTAKIMENDITYGLGLGADDYLTKPFRIAELRARVNAHLRRENRERHNTLNFDRIKIDLSEKEIRIDNQTVVFTKSEYLICEYLARNKGQVFSKEQIYEAVFGFDGESDNSTISTHIKNIRAKFAKVNIQPILTVWGIGYKWD; via the coding sequence ATGTCGAATATATTGGTAATTGATGATGAAGAAATGATTTTACAACTGATTAAAAATGGTTTGCAAAAAGACGGTCATACAGTATCAGTATATTCTTCAGCAATGCAGGTTTCATTAGATACATTAAGCCATTATGATTTGATTATCTTAGATGTGATGATGCCAGATATTGACGGTTTCTCTTACTGTAAGAAAATTCGTGATTTAATAGATTGTCCATTGCTGTTCTTAACGGCTAAAATAATGGAAAATGATATTACTTACGGGTTAGGATTAGGAGCAGATGATTATTTGACAAAGCCTTTTAGAATTGCTGAACTTCGTGCCCGTGTAAATGCACATTTACGACGTGAAAATAGAGAACGTCATAATACATTAAATTTTGACCGTATTAAAATTGACTTGTCAGAAAAAGAAATAAGGATTGACAATCAAACTGTTGTATTTACTAAAAGCGAATATTTAATTTGCGAATATCTCGCTAGAAACAAAGGACAAGTATTTTCAAAGGAGCAGATATATGAAGCTGTTTTTGGTTTTGACGGAGAAAGTGATAACTCAACAATTTCTACTCATATAAAAAATATCCGAGCCAAATTTGCAAAAGTAAATATTCAGCCGATTTTAACTGTATGGGGGATAGGATATAAATGGGATTGA
- a CDS encoding HAMP domain-containing sensor histidine kinase — protein MGLKKDISLKKAFWKFLFWLLTGLGVSVAIPFLVFLLLGSSGIVTYADNCEQQTKALVPVLTATPDITDIRLPLGTKYLLLDKSYQLIDTSMNDDEYEQAMLFATTGQTTDKKTQFLLVTRDDEYIVLQYYVGSQFIDPWLNEHLPSPEILMIGVMIFNCLVVCVFLTTHFAKILSKELFPIFKATKEIENQNLDFEVEHSKIKEFENVLHSFEKMRSSLKISLEKQWKTEQIQREQIASLAHDLKTPLTVMQGNIDLLDETNLNEEQKLYLSYAMTSSEQMKQYIKTLIDISRASAGYQLQLEDINFLDFWKHILLQTEIVCKDKGLVIQQTQRNFPQSIIGDRMLLERAFMNLVSNSLEYSPENSTLYIDVESKNNYLNICITDCGCGFSKEALEHAKERFYMADQSRSSKLHYGMGLYIVDSIIKQHKGKLLLDNSIETKGAKVTIQLPL, from the coding sequence ATGGGATTGAAAAAAGATATATCATTAAAAAAAGCATTTTGGAAGTTTCTTTTTTGGTTATTGACTGGATTAGGTGTATCGGTTGCAATTCCGTTTCTTGTGTTTCTATTATTAGGAAGTTCGGGAATAGTGACGTATGCTGATAATTGTGAACAACAAACAAAAGCTCTTGTTCCTGTACTGACTGCAACACCCGATATTACAGATATTCGACTTCCATTAGGAACAAAGTATCTACTTTTAGATAAATCATATCAACTTATTGATACAAGCATGAATGATGATGAATATGAACAGGCTATGCTATTTGCTACAACGGGACAAACAACAGACAAAAAGACACAATTTCTTCTTGTCACTCGTGATGATGAATATATTGTTTTGCAATACTATGTGGGTTCTCAATTCATAGACCCGTGGTTAAATGAACATCTGCCCTCTCCAGAAATACTAATGATAGGTGTAATGATTTTTAACTGTTTAGTTGTATGCGTGTTTTTAACAACGCATTTTGCTAAGATATTAAGCAAAGAATTGTTCCCTATATTCAAAGCAACTAAGGAAATTGAAAATCAAAATTTAGATTTTGAAGTGGAACATTCTAAGATTAAAGAATTTGAAAATGTCTTACATTCTTTTGAGAAAATGAGAAGTAGTTTAAAAATATCTTTGGAAAAACAATGGAAAACCGAACAAATACAACGGGAACAGATTGCTTCACTTGCTCATGATTTAAAAACACCATTAACCGTTATGCAGGGAAATATCGACCTGTTAGACGAAACAAACCTTAATGAAGAACAAAAACTATATTTATCGTATGCAATGACCAGTTCAGAACAGATGAAACAGTATATAAAAACGCTGATTGATATATCCAGAGCGTCTGCTGGCTATCAATTACAACTAGAAGATATAAATTTTTTAGATTTTTGGAAACATATTTTATTGCAAACTGAAATTGTCTGTAAAGATAAAGGACTTGTTATTCAGCAGACACAACGCAATTTTCCGCAAAGTATAATTGGGGATAGAATGTTACTGGAACGAGCATTTATGAATTTAGTTTCAAATTCTTTAGAGTACTCGCCCGAAAATTCCACATTATATATAGACGTAGAGAGTAAGAACAATTATTTGAATATTTGTATTACCGACTGTGGTTGTGGTTTTTCAAAAGAGGCATTGGAACACGCAAAAGAACGTTTCTATATGGCAGACCAAAGTAGAAGTTCTAAACTGCATTATGGAATGGGGTTATATATTGTTGACAGCATTATAAAACAGCATAAAGGAAAACTTTTGTTAGATAATTCGATAGAAACCAAAGGAGCTAAAGTTACTATACAGTTACCATTATGA
- a CDS encoding helix-turn-helix transcriptional regulator — MRKAKETQTFDFRPLGLAIREARERAGLSRNDLGDKVFYGERHIADIENVGSHPSFQLFHDLVTMFNISVDEYFYPTEKVAKSTARRQIETSLDLLSDNELKIIQGTIDGILNSRESKK; from the coding sequence ATGAGAAAAGCAAAAGAAACACAAACTTTTGATTTCAGACCTTTAGGACTGGCAATCAGAGAAGCCCGTGAGAGAGCAGGGCTTTCTCGTAATGATTTAGGCGATAAAGTGTTCTATGGAGAACGCCATATCGCAGATATTGAAAATGTTGGTTCACACCCTAGTTTTCAATTATTCCATGATTTAGTTACCATGTTCAATATATCAGTTGATGAATATTTCTATCCAACGGAGAAAGTAGCAAAAAGTACAGCTCGTCGTCAAATAGAAACCTCTCTTGATTTATTGAGTGATAACGAATTAAAAATCATTCAAGGTACGATTGACGGTATCTTGAATAGCAGGGAAAGCAAGAAGTAA
- a CDS encoding RNA polymerase sigma factor: MKTSSFKQAIEAQFDCLSKKVIKRAVKKGYRDMKRREKHECLFSDIPDYEQSRFGELDKYESDYTVFNILGIEVWVEDDQLSEALKTLTEKKRNIILLSYFMDMSDSEISEFIKIPRSNVQYHRTKTLEAMRKIMEERK, from the coding sequence ATGAAAACATCTTCTTTCAAACAAGCCATTGAAGCACAGTTTGATTGCCTTTCAAAAAAAGTAATTAAACGTGCAGTAAAGAAAGGCTACCGTGATATGAAAAGGCGTGAAAAACACGAATGTTTATTTTCGGATATTCCAGATTATGAACAATCACGTTTTGGAGAATTGGATAAATACGAAAGCGATTATACTGTATTCAATATCTTAGGCATTGAAGTCTGGGTTGAGGACGACCAGTTAAGCGAAGCCCTTAAAACATTGACAGAGAAGAAACGCAACATTATTTTGTTGTCCTACTTTATGGATATGTCGGATAGTGAAATCAGCGAATTTATTAAAATTCCCCGTTCTAACGTTCAGTATCACAGAACAAAAACACTTGAAGCAATGAGAAAAATTATGGAGGAACGCAAATGA
- a CDS encoding helix-turn-helix domain-containing protein — translation MKKYEHLPFEVILSATEGDPEAIETVMKFYDGYISKLCLRKLYDEYGNVCMVVDAELKNRVQIALLDMLMNFEIVVM, via the coding sequence ATGAAGAAATATGAACATCTGCCTTTTGAGGTTATTTTATCAGCAACAGAGGGCGACCCAGAAGCGATTGAAACTGTTATGAAATTTTATGACGGTTACATTTCTAAACTTTGCCTGCGTAAATTGTATGATGAATACGGTAACGTCTGCATGGTAGTTGACGCTGAATTAAAAAACAGAGTTCAGATAGCGTTACTTGATATGCTGATGAATTTTGAAATTGTAGTAATGTAG
- a CDS encoding tyrosine-type recombinase/integrase, which yields MAISRKDPKGRKLREGENWRNDGRYSYRYTDVRTGKRLTVYAQDLPELREKEKQIAKDMEDNILTDGAIKKMTLNTLFERYMATRELADTTRVSYVRAWENRVKGEIGNIKVVQLLPSHIKAYYAKLSKAGYAYSTIKYIHNLLYPALEMAVDDDIIRKNPAKSSISDYGKPAEEKEALTVSQQENFMEFVKQSNVYNTYYPMFTIMIGTGLRCGELIGLTWKDINIKAKTVNVDHQLIYKNLGDGCKFHISTPKTESGIRIIPMTQEVAKAFEEQRKINFMLAKDKSIEVDGYSGFVFTAKSGRPLMPNGVNSVLYNIVDAYNKTEVERAKKEHRKAELLPKFSAHVMRHTACTRMAECRMDVKVLQYIMGHAHIDVTMEVYNHIGELTRIENEIARLDSMVLNA from the coding sequence ATGGCAATTAGTAGAAAAGACCCAAAAGGAAGAAAATTAAGAGAGGGCGAAAACTGGCGTAATGATGGAAGATACAGTTATCGTTATACAGATGTAAGAACAGGCAAGAGATTGACAGTCTATGCACAAGATTTACCAGAGCTTCGAGAAAAAGAGAAGCAGATTGCAAAGGATATGGAAGATAACATATTGACAGACGGAGCAATCAAAAAAATGACGCTCAACACGTTATTTGAGCGTTATATGGCAACTCGTGAGTTGGCTGATACTACAAGAGTTAGTTATGTTCGTGCTTGGGAAAACAGAGTAAAAGGCGAGATTGGAAATATTAAAGTTGTTCAGCTTTTACCCTCACATATTAAAGCATATTATGCGAAACTTTCCAAAGCTGGATATGCTTATTCTACAATCAAGTATATTCACAACCTGCTTTATCCTGCGTTAGAAATGGCTGTTGATGATGATATTATCCGAAAGAACCCTGCAAAAAGTTCCATTAGCGATTATGGAAAACCAGCAGAGGAAAAAGAAGCCTTAACAGTTTCTCAACAAGAAAATTTTATGGAGTTTGTAAAACAGAGCAATGTCTATAACACATATTATCCTATGTTTACCATAATGATTGGTACAGGGTTAAGGTGTGGGGAGCTTATTGGTCTTACATGGAAAGATATAAACATCAAGGCAAAAACGGTTAATGTAGACCACCAGCTCATTTATAAGAATTTAGGCGACGGTTGCAAGTTCCATATCTCAACACCAAAAACGGAGTCGGGTATTCGTATTATACCTATGACACAAGAAGTTGCAAAAGCCTTTGAGGAACAAAGGAAAATCAATTTCATGCTTGCAAAGGATAAGAGCATTGAGGTGGACGGGTATTCGGGGTTTGTCTTTACAGCGAAATCGGGCAGACCGCTTATGCCGAATGGCGTAAATAGTGTTTTATATAACATTGTAGACGCATATAACAAAACCGAAGTAGAGAGAGCAAAAAAAGAGCATAGGAAAGCAGAGCTGTTACCAAAGTTTTCAGCTCATGTAATGCGTCACACAGCTTGTACCAGAATGGCAGAGTGCCGTATGGACGTAAAAGTTCTTCAATATATTATGGGACACGCTCATATAGATGTAACAATGGAAGTGTACAACCATATTGGAGAGCTGACAAGGATTGAAAATGAGATTGCAAGACTAGATAGTATGGTGTTAAATGCTTGA
- the hrcA gene encoding heat-inducible transcriptional repressor HrcA, translating into MLTNRQIAIFKAIVDEFTKTAEPVGSKRLIDLLDFSCSSATIRNEMAALEEMGLLEKTHTSSGRIPSSKGYRFYVENLMEKQLDEGIKDSLQEVFRQRHFSMDEVVKKSCEILSQMTSLTSVVLGPESRYQTLQHVQLFPLTERSAVAVFITDHGHTENKTFHFQADVSLEDIKTCCNILNDKLVGTPICNVVERMKEIEPLIASHVARHEVLFEAFVSAFMKFASEHVYCSGQSNMLYQPEFADIEKLKELMKMLEDSSLFRQIANHEGNVAIEIGGENNLIQMDNVAVVSSRFKMNDKEEGELMIVGPTRMQYNRVVALMEYMSKVLEDMYRQEE; encoded by the coding sequence CTGTTAACAAATAGACAGATTGCGATATTCAAAGCAATTGTGGATGAATTTACCAAAACAGCAGAGCCTGTCGGTTCCAAGCGTTTGATTGATCTCTTGGATTTCTCCTGTTCAAGTGCTACCATCCGAAATGAAATGGCAGCCTTAGAAGAAATGGGATTGTTAGAAAAAACACATACTTCCAGTGGAAGAATTCCCAGCAGCAAAGGATATCGTTTCTATGTTGAAAATCTAATGGAAAAGCAATTGGATGAAGGAATCAAAGATTCCCTGCAGGAAGTTTTTCGTCAAAGACATTTTTCCATGGATGAAGTTGTTAAGAAAAGCTGTGAAATCTTATCGCAGATGACATCGCTAACTTCTGTTGTGCTTGGACCGGAAAGCAGATATCAGACACTGCAGCATGTACAGCTGTTTCCATTAACAGAAAGAAGTGCTGTGGCAGTATTTATTACCGACCATGGACATACGGAGAATAAGACATTTCATTTTCAAGCGGATGTTAGCTTAGAGGATATTAAAACTTGCTGTAATATTTTAAATGATAAGCTAGTCGGAACGCCAATTTGCAATGTTGTTGAGAGAATGAAGGAAATTGAACCTTTGATAGCTTCTCATGTTGCCCGTCATGAAGTGCTGTTTGAAGCATTCGTTAGTGCATTTATGAAATTTGCAAGTGAACATGTGTACTGCAGTGGGCAATCTAATATGTTATATCAGCCGGAATTTGCGGATATTGAAAAACTGAAAGAATTGATGAAAATGCTGGAGGATAGCTCTTTATTTCGACAGATTGCAAATCATGAAGGAAATGTGGCGATTGAAATTGGCGGAGAAAACAATTTGATTCAAATGGACAATGTAGCAGTTGTTTCCAGCCGATTTAAAATGAATGACAAAGAAGAAGGAGAACTGATGATTGTTGGTCCAACAAGGATGCAGTACAATCGTGTAGTTGCCTTAATGGAATATATGAGTAAAGTGTTGGAAGATATGTATCGACAGGAAGAATAA
- the grpE gene encoding nucleotide exchange factor GrpE, with the protein MQEEKNVQEEIKEEVKEETAQASSEEVAKEDANVEETENVETNKEEKKSSKLFKKKRIEELEEEVAKLKEELAASKNAYFKAYADAENLKKRLQAEADNVRKYRIQGFATEVLPVIDNLERALATNVEDPNLKNYVKGFEMIYQQLIHILNNEGVKEIEAQDKPFDPNFHQALMQEAVEGVEPGMVVEVLQKGYMLKDRVLRATLVKVSE; encoded by the coding sequence ATGCAGGAAGAAAAAAATGTACAGGAAGAAATTAAAGAAGAAGTAAAAGAAGAAACTGCACAGGCATCAAGTGAAGAAGTAGCAAAGGAAGATGCAAATGTAGAAGAAACAGAAAATGTAGAAACAAATAAAGAAGAAAAAAAATCATCCAAGCTTTTCAAGAAAAAAAGAATTGAAGAGCTGGAAGAAGAGGTTGCGAAACTGAAGGAAGAACTTGCAGCTAGTAAAAATGCCTACTTTAAGGCTTATGCCGATGCAGAAAATTTAAAGAAACGTTTACAGGCAGAGGCTGACAATGTACGAAAATATCGTATTCAGGGATTTGCGACAGAGGTGCTGCCAGTTATTGACAACTTGGAACGAGCATTGGCAACCAATGTGGAAGATCCAAATTTGAAGAATTATGTAAAAGGATTTGAAATGATTTATCAGCAGTTGATTCATATTTTGAATAACGAAGGTGTAAAAGAAATTGAAGCACAGGATAAACCATTTGATCCAAACTTCCATCAGGCATTGATGCAGGAAGCTGTAGAAGGTGTAGAGCCTGGAATGGTTGTGGAAGTGTTACAGAAAGGTTATATGTTAAAAGATCGTGTATTACGTGCTACCCTTGTTAAGGTAAGTGAATAA